One window from the genome of Acuticoccus sp. I52.16.1 encodes:
- a CDS encoding MBL fold metallo-hydrolase, with protein MTIRHPDTLSLTIWGARGSIPAPGPHTLRYGGETTCLEIRAGPHLLLIDCGSGARRCGAAFAEEGIEQLDVLFTHTHMDHLCGLPFFCSAYDPRVAVSLWAGHIPPGGTLEEIVERMMSPPIFPVATSALRNTEFRSFKARDTFKLDSGLTVSSTRLNHPGNGCGYRIEWAGSSIAIITDHEHGDDMLDDAIAEFVTGADLMIYDAMYLEDEYPKYVGWGHSTPTQALDLAARSGVSIPMIFHHDPSRGDDALDTLAREVNSQLPGAMIAKEGQTIHLTNGEIEIGTSRAA; from the coding sequence GTGACGATCCGCCATCCCGACACACTGTCTCTCACCATTTGGGGCGCACGCGGCTCGATCCCGGCGCCCGGCCCCCACACGCTCCGCTACGGCGGAGAAACGACCTGCCTGGAGATCCGAGCCGGCCCGCACCTCCTCCTGATCGACTGCGGCTCGGGCGCCCGCCGCTGCGGCGCCGCCTTCGCCGAGGAGGGCATCGAACAGCTCGACGTCCTCTTCACCCACACGCACATGGATCACCTGTGCGGCCTGCCCTTCTTCTGCTCGGCCTACGATCCGAGGGTCGCGGTGAGCTTGTGGGCCGGCCACATCCCGCCCGGCGGCACCCTGGAAGAGATCGTCGAGCGGATGATGAGCCCGCCGATCTTCCCGGTGGCGACTTCCGCGCTGCGCAACACCGAATTCCGCTCCTTCAAGGCGCGCGACACCTTCAAGCTCGATTCGGGCCTCACCGTCTCCTCGACACGGCTCAACCACCCCGGCAACGGCTGCGGCTACCGGATCGAGTGGGCCGGATCCTCGATCGCCATCATCACCGACCATGAGCATGGCGACGACATGCTGGACGACGCCATCGCCGAGTTCGTCACCGGCGCCGACCTGATGATCTACGACGCGATGTACCTGGAGGACGAGTACCCCAAGTACGTCGGCTGGGGCCACTCGACACCGACCCAGGCGCTGGATCTCGCGGCCCGCTCCGGCGTCTCCATCCCGATGATCTTCCACCACGACCCCTCCCGCGGCGACGATGCGCTCGACACCCTCGCCCGCGAGGTGAACAGCCAGCTCCCCGGCGCGATGATCGCCAAGGAGGGGCAGACCATCCATCTCACCAACGGCGAGATCGAGATCGGCACCAGCCGCGCCGCCTGA
- a CDS encoding cyclic nucleotide-binding domain-containing protein, whose product MSIDTDAAALRKIPLFRGIEDQKLRLLAFMSERVRFEAGENLVEEGDFGDVAYIILSGEADVLVASPSGEQLVATVKENDFVGEIALLIDVPRTATVRATSEIMALAVTKEHFFKLLGNFPDMALEVMRALAHRLERTTREFGRLRAAVANT is encoded by the coding sequence ATGAGCATCGACACGGACGCCGCCGCGCTCCGCAAGATCCCGCTGTTCCGCGGGATCGAAGACCAGAAGCTGCGCCTCCTGGCCTTCATGTCCGAGCGCGTCCGGTTCGAGGCGGGCGAGAACCTCGTCGAGGAAGGCGACTTCGGCGACGTCGCCTACATCATCCTCTCGGGCGAGGCCGACGTCCTGGTCGCCTCCCCCAGCGGTGAGCAGCTCGTCGCCACCGTCAAGGAAAACGACTTCGTCGGCGAGATCGCGCTGCTGATCGACGTGCCGCGGACCGCCACCGTCCGCGCCACGTCCGAGATCATGGCGCTGGCGGTCACCAAGGAGCACTTCTTCAAGCTCCTGGGCAACTTCCCCGACATGGCGCTCGAGGTCATGCGGGCCCTCGCCCACCGCCTCGAACGGACGACCCGTGAATTCGGCCGACTGCGGGCCGCGGTTGCCAACACGTGA
- a CDS encoding ABC transporter ATP-binding protein/permease yields the protein MERDLFGFIWRYSKRQQIVILALTVCSFPILYMTLELPKWIVNEAISGTDFPKDILGVELNQIQYLVALCTGFLALVVANNGVKYVLNIYKGVAGERMLRRLRYMLYNSILRFRLPRFRRVSGGELIPMITAEVEDVGVFIGEAIATPAFQGGTLLVYIVFIFAQDPFLGAAAVSLYPLQAYIIPKLQKKVIRLSRERIINIRSISERINETVSAAADIHANDTSRYHMADLSDRLFLNYRIRLAIFRRKFMIKFLNNFMNQLPPFFFYSVGGYLVIRGNLSFGALVAVLAAYKDLASPWKELLDWYQTLAGVKVKYETVVENFDVDDAMPPERIAGEANGEIELPNACVALHSVTASGGGSGQEVLDVTLEINEGDRLAIYGADGSGRTELVMTAAGLLSPVAGRSTIGGRRFDELPHQSIARRISYVGSDPYLFNETIRANIVYGLKTDPVDEDSDHLSDLRHVEASLTGNSLHDVTATWEDHTRAGVDAAEKLDDMLIDLVQLVGLEGDLYRLGLASYSFEHRDPDFDEKILKARADVVRQVHEDKSWKGLVALWENERFNHSATIGENVLYGVPSTVGTPVWSAASDPAVMGALVTAGVADRLVAMGAEVAETMIELFSDTGADASLIGDYSFLSTEEIPQFADRLRQHKSGADLSKADRAAFVGLAFRLIPGRHRIVTLSEKDEAELVAARRVVHDALKDDPSYALFEADRVIAPLSIEENILFGKPRVDRRGASDKIDALLRDTTRALGLREPIARAGLNFNVGIAGGRLSAGQRRRVGLIRALVKQPQVLVIDGIFDGDRQLLARVMETCKSSTMVVGTTDPKVAEAMESVAVMRDGRLVARGGWDSVKNIAVYGEDDEAREKEAS from the coding sequence ATGGAACGAGATCTCTTCGGCTTTATTTGGCGCTACTCCAAGCGCCAGCAGATCGTCATCCTCGCGCTGACGGTATGCTCGTTCCCCATCCTCTACATGACGCTCGAGCTTCCCAAGTGGATCGTCAACGAGGCGATCTCGGGGACAGATTTCCCGAAGGATATCCTAGGGGTCGAGCTGAACCAGATCCAGTATCTGGTGGCGCTGTGTACCGGCTTTCTGGCGCTCGTCGTGGCCAACAACGGCGTCAAGTATGTCCTGAACATCTATAAGGGCGTCGCGGGCGAGCGCATGCTGCGCCGCCTGCGCTACATGCTCTACAACTCGATCCTGCGGTTCCGCCTGCCACGCTTTCGCCGCGTGTCGGGCGGCGAGCTGATCCCGATGATCACCGCCGAGGTCGAGGACGTCGGCGTCTTCATCGGCGAGGCGATCGCCACGCCCGCCTTCCAGGGGGGAACGCTGCTGGTCTACATCGTCTTCATCTTCGCGCAGGACCCGTTCCTCGGCGCGGCGGCGGTGTCGCTCTACCCGCTGCAGGCGTACATCATCCCGAAGCTGCAGAAGAAGGTCATCCGCCTCTCGCGCGAGCGGATCATCAACATCCGCTCCATCTCCGAGCGGATCAACGAGACCGTCAGCGCCGCGGCCGACATCCACGCCAACGATACCTCACGCTACCACATGGCGGATCTGTCAGATCGGCTGTTCCTGAACTACCGGATCCGCCTGGCGATCTTCCGGCGCAAGTTCATGATCAAGTTCCTCAATAACTTCATGAACCAATTGCCGCCCTTCTTCTTCTATTCGGTCGGCGGTTACCTCGTCATTCGCGGCAACCTCTCCTTCGGTGCGCTCGTCGCGGTGCTGGCCGCCTACAAGGACCTCGCCTCGCCCTGGAAGGAGCTGCTCGACTGGTACCAGACGCTGGCCGGCGTGAAGGTGAAGTACGAGACCGTCGTCGAGAACTTCGACGTCGACGACGCGATGCCGCCGGAGCGGATCGCCGGCGAGGCCAACGGCGAGATCGAGCTGCCGAACGCCTGCGTCGCGCTGCATTCGGTCACCGCGAGCGGCGGCGGCAGCGGCCAGGAGGTCCTGGACGTCACGCTGGAGATCAACGAGGGCGACCGCCTCGCCATCTACGGCGCCGACGGCTCGGGCCGGACCGAGCTGGTGATGACCGCGGCCGGTCTCCTCAGCCCCGTCGCCGGCCGCAGCACCATCGGCGGCCGCCGGTTCGACGAGCTGCCCCACCAGTCGATCGCGCGGCGCATCTCGTACGTCGGCTCCGATCCCTACCTCTTCAACGAGACGATCCGCGCCAACATCGTCTACGGCCTCAAGACCGACCCGGTGGACGAGGACAGCGACCACCTCTCGGACCTGCGCCACGTGGAGGCGAGCCTCACCGGCAACTCGCTGCACGACGTCACCGCCACGTGGGAGGACCACACCCGCGCCGGCGTCGACGCGGCCGAGAAGCTGGACGACATGCTGATCGACCTCGTCCAGCTCGTCGGCTTGGAGGGCGACCTCTACCGCCTCGGCCTCGCCTCCTACTCGTTCGAGCATCGCGACCCGGACTTCGACGAGAAGATCCTCAAGGCGCGCGCCGACGTCGTGCGCCAGGTGCACGAGGACAAGAGCTGGAAGGGCCTCGTCGCGCTGTGGGAGAACGAGCGCTTCAATCACTCGGCGACGATCGGCGAGAACGTCCTCTACGGCGTCCCCAGCACGGTCGGGACGCCGGTCTGGTCGGCCGCCTCGGACCCGGCGGTGATGGGCGCGCTCGTCACCGCGGGCGTCGCCGACCGGCTGGTCGCGATGGGCGCCGAAGTCGCCGAGACGATGATCGAGCTCTTCTCCGACACCGGCGCCGACGCCTCGCTGATCGGCGACTACTCGTTCCTGTCGACCGAGGAGATCCCGCAGTTCGCCGACCGGCTGCGCCAGCACAAGTCCGGCGCCGACCTCTCCAAGGCCGACCGCGCCGCCTTCGTCGGCCTCGCCTTCCGCCTGATCCCCGGCCGTCACCGCATCGTCACCCTTTCCGAGAAGGATGAGGCCGAGCTGGTCGCCGCGCGGCGCGTGGTCCACGACGCGTTGAAGGACGACCCGAGCTATGCCCTGTTCGAAGCCGACCGCGTGATCGCGCCGCTGTCCATCGAGGAGAATATCCTCTTCGGCAAGCCGCGAGTGGACCGGCGAGGCGCCTCGGACAAGATCGATGCGCTATTGCGCGATACGACGCGGGCACTGGGCCTGCGCGAGCCGATCGCCCGCGCGGGGCTGAACTTCAACGTCGGGATCGCCGGTGGCCGGCTGTCGGCGGGGCAACGGCGACGCGTGGGACTCATTCGCGCCCTGGTCAAGCAGCCGCAGGTCCTCGTCATCGACGGTATTTTCGATGGGGACCGGCAGCTTCTGGCACGCGTTATGGAGACGTGCAAATCAAGCACGATGGTGGTCGGAACCACCGATCCGAAGGTCGCCGAGGCGATGGAATCGGTCGCGGTCATGCGTGATGGCAGGTTGGTTGCACGGGGTGGATGGGATAGCGTGAAGAATATCGCTGTATATGGCGAGGATGACGAAGCTCGGGAGAAGGAGGCGTCATGA